The DNA window ATGCCCAAAAAAATAAAATCAGACCCATCAAAAAGATACAAAGCAAGATACGGAAGCAAAATACGCAAAAAAATCGCCGAAATCGAAAGAGAATCAAAAGCAACACACCAATGCCCAAAATGCAAAACAAAATCACTAAAAAGAAACGGAACAGGAATCTGGAAATGCCGAAAATGCGGCAAAAAAACCGCAGGCGGAGCATACAAACCAAAAACACCAATAGGCGCCAAAGTAAAAAGAACACTAAAAGAAGTCAAACAAGAAACAGAAGAATAAACACACAGTAAAAACACAAAAACACAAAAAATGCACACACTAAAACTCACAATAAAAACAAACAACCCAAAAACAACATACAAAGCAATAAAACCCGAACTAAAAGACGCACCAAACAACCGAACCAAAACACAGATAACAAAACAAAACAACAAACTACAACTACAAATACAAGCCAAAGACACAACATCACTAAGAGCAGCAACCAACTCATGGCTAAGATGGATAATGATAACAACAGAAACAAACCAAATAACACAACAAAACCACCAACAAAAAACATAAACAAAACCACCAACAAAAAACATAAACAAAACCACCAACAAAAAACATAAACAAAACCACCAACAAAAAACATAAACAAAACCACCAACAAAAAACATAAACAAAACCACCAACAAAAAACATAAACAAAACCACCAACAAAAAACATAAACAAAACCACCAACAAAAAACATAAACAAAACCACCAACAAAAAACATAAACAAAACCACCAACAAAAAACATAAACAAAACCACCAACAAAAAACATAAACAAAACCACCAACAAAAAATAAAAATAGAAAATTTCTGGAGGAAAAAAATGGGATATAGATGCGCAAGATGTAACGAAGACGTAGAACTAGACCAAGAACGAACAGGAGTACGCTGTCCATTCTGTGGATACAGAATACTAATGAAAAAACGAGGCTCCAACCCCACACACGTCAAAGCACGATAAAAAACAAAACAAACAAAAAACAATAGATTGGGAGTATAAAACCAAACTAAATTACATGTAATTTAAATTAATTTAAATTAAACTCCCAACAAACATCAACTCCACCTACATTAAGCACTTAAATCTATAACTATGGTGAAGTTATCTATTTTCGATCTATTTTTTTTAGGTATAAGGTATTTTAGTGTAATTTAGGTTTCTATTGTTTTCACCGTTTTAACGTTTTTCGTGATTTTAGCTGATGTCTGATTTTTGGAAGTATATGTATCCTAATATAACTGGTACTATCATCCATAGTAGTAGGTATAGTATTAAGGCCGGTTCTGTTAGGTAGAATGGGAGTGTTTCTTTTCCTGTTAGCATTAATGGGTTTGCGAATTCATGGAATTGTTCTAGACCTATGTATTTTGAGGATAGGTATCCGAATGCTGAGATTGGGTTTACGCTGTCTATCCAAACTAGCCATTCAGGCCACTGGCCTATTCCGGGGACTCCACCTTTTATGACGTAGTGTATTAGGAGGTAGATTATGTCCCAGAAGATTAGGAATAGTAGGTATACTCCTGCTGCAAGTCCTATTGCCATTGTTCGTGTTTTAGCTGCTGCGGAGAATCCGATTCCTATGCCGATGAATGACCAGGCTAGTAGTATTGTTAGGGCGATGAATATCAGGTAGTTGCCTATAGCTAGTTCTTCGTATAATCCAATTATTACAAATGTTGCTACTATAAATCCGATTAGTATGGGTATTGTGACTACCAATGCTCTTCCGATGAATTTTCCTAGCACGACGTCGAGACGGGTGTATGGGAAGCTTAATAGTACTCGGAGGCTGTTGGAATCTCTTTCTCCAGCTATTGAACTGAAAACTGCTACCAATGCTATTAGTGGTACGAAAACGATGAATATTGATTGTAGTGCTATAACTGCAAAGTCACTTGTTAACGGTATTTCTTCTCTAAAAAAACCTTCTGGTATTAATGATACTGCGTATACGCCACCTGCTACAATCAATATGAATATCCCGATCAGTATGAGGAATACTTTGGAGCGTATTGCGTCTTCAAAATCTTTTTTAGCTATGTAATGCCACTTCATTTCAATCGATACTTTTTTAATTTTGTTTACGTGAGATATAGCTTGCAAACAGGTCTTCTAAAGTAACTTCCTGGGTTTCAAAATCTAAGACTTCAGCTCCAGATTCTTTAACAGCTTCTAAAACCGTGTTCTTAGAAACTTCATACTCCAAAGTCAATACAACTTTATTGCCTTCTATACCAACGTTTTCCACTCCATCTACAGCCATCAACTGTTCCTTTAAATTAGTTGGTGTTTGTTCCAAAACCAACCTAAGTCCCGATTTACTACCAACCTCTTTCCTCAATCCCTCAATACTGTCAATTGCAATAAGTTTTCCATTTTTAAGTATCGCTACTCGATCACACACTCTCTGCACCTGATCTAGGATATGGCTGGAAAAGAAAACGGTTGCACCTCTATCACGTTCTTCTAAAACTATGTTACGCACCTCACGCGCACCATTTGGATCTAAACCACTTGTAGGTTCATCCAAAATAATCAGTTCGGGGTTACCTGTTAAAGCCATACCAAGACAAAGCCGTTTCTTCATACCTTTAGAATAACCCCCAGCCTTACGGTCAGCAGCATCAAGTATACCAACCCGCTTCATAACCTCTTCAACATCATCATTAACACCCTTAGACTTAATAGCGAACTCAATATGCTTCCGCCCAGAAAGCCTACTATATATACCACACCGTTCAGGCAGAAAACCCGTCCTCTTCTTAACCTCAACACTATCACTCTGACAATCAAAACCTAAAATAGACGCAGAACCACTAGAAGGCCTCACCAAATCAAACAAAATATTAATCGCCGTACTCTTACCAGAACCATTCGGCCCAAGAAAACCAAAAATCTCTCCTTCCCCGACCTCAATACTCAAATCCTCTAAAGCTAAAACATCACCATATGATTTGGTTAGCCCATCCGTAAATATAACCGACATAACTAAAAAGAAATAAGAAATCAACAAATATAAAACTATCCAAAAAATAGACAATAAAAAACCTATAGACCCAAACCCTGAAACATACAGGAATCGAGTTCACCAATTTCATATATCTAGTAGTCGAAAAAAAATTGCCAAGAAAAAACTTTATTCAATATTTTTTTATTGGAAAGTTTTTTGTTAATATAGGTATTTTGGTAATTAGATTTTAATGAGTTTTTTTGTTTTTATCCTTGAATCAAGCCTTAAATCTTTTTTTGAGATGGGGATGGTGTCTTAGATGCTAGAAATAGTTGTAACAGCGCTTTGGCTGGTGATCCCAAGTTATGTTCCTAACTCCACTGCTGTCTTGTTCCAAGGTAAAACACCAATCGACTTTAAATATAACTTTATAGATGGAAACCGGTTGCTTGGCGATGGAAAAACTATAAAAGGTTTCATTGGAGGAGGATTTTGTGGAACAATAGTTGGAACAACCCAGATCTTTTTAGCTCCAACCTTAAACCTACCTACATTCAATGAAAGCATTTTTATCGTTGCAACACTCGCTTTTGGAGCATTAATCGGTGATATGTTTTTCAGTTTTATAAAAAGAAGGCTAAATAAAAAGCGAGGAGCACCATTTCCAGGAGTAGACCAACTCGATTTTTTAATAGGAAGTCTAGCTATAACATGGATCTTACATCCAACATGGTTTACAACAAACTTCACACCACAAATACTACTACTCGCCTTCATACTAACCCCAATAATACACCTAACCGTCAACCGAATCGCATATAAACTAGAACTAAAAGACGAGCCATGGTAAACAAACCACATAAACCACCTAAAAAACAAAAATCTAAACAAAAATGTGTGAAATAGGTAAACTATTCCTAAAAATTCTTATTGTCTGGAGAAATTAATTAATTGATATGAGCGATGTATTAGACTGTATAGTAAATCGACGTAGCATCAGAGAGTACACGGATCAAGAAGTAGACAACAACCGGCTCTACAGCATTCTAGAAGCAGGTCGATGGGCCCCAAGTGGATTAAACAACCAACCATGGCATTTCATATTGATAGACGACCAGAACCAAATCTCAAGACTAGCAACCCTAACAAAATACCAACAAACAATGGAAACATCCAAAGCCCTAATAGCAATACTGCTAGACGAAAACGAATCATACAACAAAACAAAAGACATACAAGCAGTAGGAGCAGCATGCCAAAACATGCTACTAGCAGCACACTCACTCGGCTTAGGAGCAGTATGGAACGGAGAAATACTCAACAAACAAAAAGAAGCCCATAAAGTATTAAACACCCCAAAAAACCTACAACTAATGGCCATAATATGCATAGGACACCCAAAACAAAAACAAAGAAAATCAGAAAGAAAACCACTAACCAAAATCGTACACAAAAACCAATACGGAAACGAACTCTAAAAAACCAACAAAAACCAACTAAAATAAACTAAATAATTTTATCTAAACAGGGCTAAGATCCTCTTCCTTCAGGGAGGGGAGTATGTCACATAGGTAACCTTCTAGTTAACCTAACTAAAAACGTTAGAAAATTAGATAAGTAGGTAGTTGGTAATTAATCCCGTTCAATTCGTTTTTAACTAACTACCTCAGTTATACTTGTTATTTTATCATAAATCAAAGCTAAGATCCTCTTATTTTAGGAAGAGGAAAAAGTGACCTTAACCTTAGGTCTTATTGCATAGTTCATTTATCTTTGGGTGGATGTTTAGTGTTAGCCTACAACTTGGCTCATTGCTATTAAACCTATGATGAGTCCGACGACTCCACCTATTAATGGGTTTAGCGTTAGTATTGTTGCGAGGTATCCTCCTATGGCTACTGTTAGGAGTAGGAAGCCTCCGAAGATTAAGACCTGGATTAGGAATAATAGAGTTGATAGTATGCTTATTATGATTGATATTCCTATTAGACCGATTATTATTCCGGCTATACCTCCATATAATGGTCCTAATCCGATGAAACTTCCTGCAACAGCTCCAGCTAGAGCTAGAATCGGTAAAACTAATGCATAACCAATAATCTTTAACATAATATCTGTTATGTATATACAGATGTAAATAAACTTTGATTGTATCTATTATGTTTGATGATCTTTCGAAGGTATGGTGAGGGCTATTTAACTGTGATTTTGGGCCCCGGCCTATTGGACGGGGCTTCTGGTTTTTTTGTCCTTGTTTTTTCTGATTTGTTTGATATAGAAAGGTTGGTTATGTTTGTGGT is part of the Methanonatronarchaeum thermophilum genome and encodes:
- a CDS encoding CDP-2,3-bis-(O-geranylgeranyl)-sn-glycerol synthase; this encodes MLEIVVTALWLVIPSYVPNSTAVLFQGKTPIDFKYNFIDGNRLLGDGKTIKGFIGGGFCGTIVGTTQIFLAPTLNLPTFNESIFIVATLAFGALIGDMFFSFIKRRLNKKRGAPFPGVDQLDFLIGSLAITWILHPTWFTTNFTPQILLLAFILTPIIHLTVNRIAYKLELKDEPW
- a CDS encoding DNA-directed RNA polymerase subunit P — encoded protein: MGYRCARCNEDVELDQERTGVRCPFCGYRILMKKRGSNPTHVKAR
- a CDS encoding KEOPS complex subunit Pcc1 — its product is MHTLKLTIKTNNPKTTYKAIKPELKDAPNNRTKTQITKQNNKLQLQIQAKDTTSLRAATNSWLRWIMITTETNQITQQNHQQKT
- a CDS encoding ABC transporter permease subunit, which codes for MQAISHVNKIKKVSIEMKWHYIAKKDFEDAIRSKVFLILIGIFILIVAGGVYAVSLIPEGFFREEIPLTSDFAVIALQSIFIVFVPLIALVAVFSSIAGERDSNSLRVLLSFPYTRLDVVLGKFIGRALVVTIPILIGFIVATFVIIGLYEELAIGNYLIFIALTILLAWSFIGIGIGFSAAAKTRTMAIGLAAGVYLLFLIFWDIIYLLIHYVIKGGVPGIGQWPEWLVWIDSVNPISAFGYLSSKYIGLEQFHEFANPLMLTGKETLPFYLTEPALILYLLLWMIVPVILGYIYFQKSDIS
- a CDS encoding ABC transporter ATP-binding protein, whose amino-acid sequence is MSVIFTDGLTKSYGDVLALEDLSIEVGEGEIFGFLGPNGSGKSTAINILFDLVRPSSGSASILGFDCQSDSVEVKKRTGFLPERCGIYSRLSGRKHIEFAIKSKGVNDDVEEVMKRVGILDAADRKAGGYSKGMKKRLCLGMALTGNPELIILDEPTSGLDPNGAREVRNIVLEERDRGATVFFSSHILDQVQRVCDRVAILKNGKLIAIDSIEGLRKEVGSKSGLRLVLEQTPTNLKEQLMAVDGVENVGIEGNKVVLTLEYEVSKNTVLEAVKESGAEVLDFETQEVTLEDLFASYISRKQN
- a CDS encoding 50S ribosomal protein L37ae, whose product is MPKKIKSDPSKRYKARYGSKIRKKIAEIERESKATHQCPKCKTKSLKRNGTGIWKCRKCGKKTAGGAYKPKTPIGAKVKRTLKEVKQETEE
- a CDS encoding nitroreductase family protein, encoding MSDVLDCIVNRRSIREYTDQEVDNNRLYSILEAGRWAPSGLNNQPWHFILIDDQNQISRLATLTKYQQTMETSKALIAILLDENESYNKTKDIQAVGAACQNMLLAAHSLGLGAVWNGEILNKQKEAHKVLNTPKNLQLMAIICIGHPKQKQRKSERKPLTKIVHKNQYGNEL